ATCGTCACCGGCCTGGCCTGGACCGACGTCGGCGGCGAGCTGCTGACCATCGAAGGCGTCATGATGCCCGGCAAGGGCAAGATGACGGTCACGGGCAATCTGCGCGACGTGATGAAGGAATCGATCTCGGCGGCGGCGTCCTACGTCCGCTCCCGCGCGATCGTCTACGGTATCGAGCCGCCGCTGTTCGACCGCCGCGACATCCACGTGCACGTGCCTGAGGGCGCGACGCCAAAGGACGGTCCGTCGGCGGGCGTGGCGATGGCCACCGCGATCATCTCGGTTATGACCGGCATTCCGGTCCGCCATGATGTCGCGATGACCGGCGAGATCACGCTGCGCGGTCGCGTGCTGCCGATCGGCGGTCTGAAGGAGAAGCTCTTGGCTGCGGCCCGCGGCGGCATCAAGACGGTGCTGATCCCCGAGGACAACGCCAAGGATCTCACGGAGATTTCCGATGCGATCAAAGGCGGCATGGAGATCATCCCGGTCTCCCGTCTGGATGACGTCGTCGCCAAGGCTCTGGTGCGGAAGCCCGTGCCGATCGTCTGGGAAGAGGACACCAAGGTGACGGTGAAGCCCGACGGCGACGAAGCCGCCGGCGGCCTGACCGCTCACTGAGATCGCAATTCGAAAAAATGATAAAACGGCGCCTTCGGGCGCCGTTTTTTTGGAGGGAAGAAGGGACGATCGCGATGCTGGTCGACGGGCAATGCCATTGCGGAAAGATCACCTTTGAAGCCGAGATCGACCCCGAGACGGTGTCGGTCTGTCATTGTCGCGACTGCCAGACCCTGACGGGCTCGCCATTCCGGGTGACCGCGATCTGCTCCAAGGCCGATGTGCACGTCACCGGCGGCGCGCCAAAAGTCTATGGCAAGCGCGGTGATAACGGCCGGATGCGCTTCCAGCACTTCTGTGGCGATTGCGGTTCCCCGCTGTTCACCAGCGGCGAGGGCGACCAGGCCGACGATTGGGGCATCCGC
This portion of the Bradyrhizobium diazoefficiens genome encodes:
- a CDS encoding GFA family protein, coding for MLVDGQCHCGKITFEAEIDPETVSVCHCRDCQTLTGSPFRVTAICSKADVHVTGGAPKVYGKRGDNGRMRFQHFCGDCGSPLFTSGEGDQADDWGIRWGSIRQRDKLRPVRQIWCQSAAVWIDAVPLLPGRPGD